The stretch of DNA AACAGCGGGACGACGACGCGACTGGTGACCGCGACCGCCGCGCTGGGCGAGGGACTGACGGTCCTGACCGGCGACGACTCCCTTCGCTCGCGGCCCCAGGGGCCGCTGCTGGACGCCATCGAGCAACTGGGCGGCCGCGCCGAGAGCACGCGGGCCAACGGTCAGGCCCCGCTGGTCGTCGGCGGCGACGTCGGTGGGGGGCACGTCGCCATCCCCGGCGACGTCTCCTCGCAGTACGTCACCGCGTTGCTGATGGCCGGCGCGGTCACCGACGCGGGGATCGACGTCGAACTGACGACCGGGCTGAAGTCCTCGCCGTACGTCGACATCACGCTCGAAGTGCTCGACGCCTTCGGGGTCGACGCCGAACAGACGGACGACGGTTACAGCGTCGCGGGCGGCCAGACCTACGACGCCGGCGACGCGTACGACGTGCCCGGCGACTTCTCCTCGATGAGCTACCTGCTCGCCGCGGGCGCGCTGGCCACCGAGGACGAACTGACCGTGACCTCGGCGTTCCCCAGCGCACAGGGCGACGCCGCCATCGTCGAGACCCTGGAGCGGATGGGGGCCGGCCTCGACTGGGACCGCGAGGCGGGCGAGATCACGGTCCGGCGCTCCGACCTCTCGGGCGTCGAGGTCGGCGTCGAGGACACGCCGGACCTCCTGCCGACCATCGCGACGCTGGGCGCGGCCGCCGACGGCGTCACCCGTATCACCGACGCCGAGCACGTCCGCTACAAGGAGACCGACCGGGTGAGCGCGATGGCCGAGGAACTCACGAAGCTCGGTGCCGAGGTCGAGGAGCGAGAGGACGAACTCGTCGTCTACGGCGAGGAGAGCGAGCTGCGGGGCGCGACGGTCGACGGCCGCGCCGACCACCGGATCGTGATGTCGCTGGCCGTCGCCGGGCTCGTCGCCGACGGCGAGACCACCGTCACGGGGGCCGAGCACGTCGACGTGTCGTTCCCGGACTTCTTCGACGTACTCGAGGGACTGGGCGTTCGGCTGCGCTGAGGGGCGTCTCGCTGTCGGCCGCCCCGGCTGCCCGCCCCCGAACATCTACAAGGTTCAAATGCCCCCATCCCCGACACGCAGGTAATGAACGGCAACGAGTTCGGTCGTCTCTTCCGGATGACGACCTACGGCGAGTCCCACGGGGAGGCGATGGGGTGTACGGTCTCGGGCGTGCCCGCCGGCGTCGAGCTCTCCGAGGCGGAGATCCAGCAGGACCTCGACCGGCGCAAGCCCGGCCAGTCGATGATAACCACCTCGCGCGGCGAACCCGACAAGGTGGCGCTCAAGTCCGGTGTCCAGGACGGCTACACCACGGGGACGCCCATCGGGATGGTCATCCAGAACAAGGACGCCCGCTCCGGGAAGTACGAACCCTTCATCACGGCCCCCCGACCCAGCCACGGCGACTACACCTACTCGGCGAAGTTCGGGACCCGGAACTGGGGCGGCGGCGGTCGCTCGTCGGCCCGGGAGACGGTGAACTGGGTCGCCGCCGGCGGCGTCGCCAAGCAGGTGCTGGCCCAGTCGGACTACGACGTCCGGATCAAGGCCCACGTCTGCCAGATCGGGGACGTCGAGGCCGGCCCGGTCACCTTCGAAGATATGCTCGAACACAGCGAGGAGAACGAGGTCCGCTGTGCCGACCCCGAGGCCGCCGAGGAGATGCGCGAACTGGCCGACCGGTACCAGACCGAGGGCGACTCCATCGGCGGGGCCATCTACTTCGAGTGTCGCGGCGTCCCGCCGGGACTGGGCGCACCGCGGTTCGACAGCTTCCCCTCGCGACTCGGGCAGGCGATGTACTCCATCCCCGCGGTCAACGACTTCGAGTACGGTATCGGCCGCGATGCCCGGACGACCGCGGGCAGCGAGTACAACGAAGACTGGGAGTTCGACGACGACGGGAACCCGGTGCCGGAGGGCAACGACCACGGCGGCATCCAGGGCGGGATCACGACTGGCCAGCCGATCTACGGCGAGGTGACCTGGCACCCGCCGGTCTCGATCCCGAAGACCCAGACCACCGTCGACTGGGAGACCGGCGAGGAGAAGGAGATCACCGTCACCGGCCGCCACGACCCCGTGTTGCCGCCGCGGGCGGTCCCCGTCGTCGAGGCGATGCTGTACTGCACGGTGCTGGACTTCATGCTGCTCGGCGGCCGCATCAACCCCGACCGCCTCGACGACCGGCCCGGCGAGTACGACACCGACTACCACCCGTCGAGTCCGCAGAACGACCCCGAGGACGCGCCGACCCAGGCCAAGAGCGTCGACGAGGACTAGAATGGACGCCGAACAGGAGTCCCAGGCGAACCCCTACGGGATGGACGAGGAGTGCCGGAACTGTCCCGAGCTGTGTGAGACCCGCGAGAACGTCGTCCACGGCTACGGCGACGTCGGAGCCGACTTCGTCGTCATCGGGGACTCGCCGAGCCGAGGAGCCGACGCGTCCGGCGTCCCGTTCACCGGCGAGGACGAGCGAGGACTGCTCGACGTCCTCGCCGCCGTCGACCTCTGTGAAGACCCCGACGCCGCCGAGCCCGAGCTGGCACAGACGTTCCTGACCTACATCACGCGCTGTCGCCACCCCGAGCGCCCGGCAACCGACGAGGAGGTCCGGACCTGCGAGCCGTACCTCAACAGCGAGGTCCGGATGATCAACCCAGAGCTGCTGTTGCCGGTCGGCCAGCGGCCCCTCGAAGAGCTGGCCTTCGAGTACACCACGCTGAGCCGCGACGAGCTGGACATCGGGGAGCGCCACGCGACGACGATCCGGGGCCGTGGCTTCGAGATCCTCCCGATGATCCCGCCCGCCGAACAGACCGACGCGGAGCGGACGGCCTTCCTCGAACACTTCAGCGACGTGCTGGGCCAGGACTACCGACAGACGAAGGGCCGGCGCGGCCGATAGCGCCGGCAGCCAGCCGACCGGTCACGACTCGCCGAGAGCGTCCGGCTCCGGCGGGTCCTCGTACCGCGCGGCCGCCTGCAGCCGGTTCCGGGCGTCGTGCTGGAACTCCGCCGCGCGGGTCTCGTCACCACGTTCGCGAGCCCACGACGCGCCGCTGAGCCACTGCGCGGCCTGCCAGAGACAGGTCGCCTTCTTCCGGGCCGTGTCGCAGTGCATCCCGACCGCCCGGCTCTCGGCCCGGCGAACGGCCGTCGTAAAGTGGTCGACGGCCTCCTCGAAGTCGCCGGCGGCGTCGTCGAAGTCGCCGCGTGCGAGCGGCTGGTCCCCGTCCTCGTACGCGGCGAGTGCCACACTCAGTCGGCGGCGTCCCTCGCGGTACTTCGCGCGGCCGACGGTGTACTCCCGCCGCGCGCCGGCGTCCCCCGTGAGCGTCGCTCTGACGCCACAATCGGGGCAGACGACGACGGGCTGCTCGTCGCCGACGACCCGGTACTCGACCCCGCACCCCCCGCACTCGTAGGTCGTCGTCCGCTCCCCCCTCCCCTCAGTGCGGTCACGAGTTTGCATCTGAGTGGTTAGTAGTTTGACTCTTTCTGGTATAAATCTAGGCCTCGCCGTCGCGACGCGAGAACGGAAACGACTAACCGCAGACCCTCGGAGAGGGCGATATGACAACCGTCGCAGTGCTCGCGGACCCGCCGGTCGAGGGGGCCGTGGCGTCCGGCCTCCGCGGGGACGTACTGGACGAGGCAGAGGCGACCGCGCTCTACACGGCGATGCTGTGCGACGTGTGTCGCGCCGTCGAGGCCAGCGGCGCGGACCTGCTCGTGAACTACCGGCCCCCCGAGCAGGTCCCCGACGGCGTCGACCCCGAGACCGCCCTCCGGGAGCCGCTGTCGGAGGCGCTGCACGACCCCGACGACGCCCGCTACGAGGTGCAGGTCGGCTCCACGCACGCCGCCCGCGTCGGCAACACCGTCACCCACCTGCTGGAACGCGAGGGGGTCCAGACCGCCGCCGCGGTCACGCCCGCGTCGGGCCTGCTCGCCCGCCAGCAGATCGACAGCGCCGCGATGAAGCTCCGCTCCAGCGAGGTCGTGCTCGGCCCCGCCGGCGACGGGCGGGTGTACTACGCCGGCTTCGCCGAGCCGATCCACTTCGAAGACGCCTACGCGCCGCCGACCGTCGAGACGCTCACCGAGCGGGCGACCGACGCCGACCTGGCCGTCGACTTCCTCCCGTCGGTCCCGGTCGTCGAGACCACGGCCGACCTCCGGACGGTCGTCCCGCTGCTCCGCGCCCGCCACCGCGCGGACCGCGTCGTTCCGCCGCGGACCACCACGCTCGTCGAGGAACTCGGGCTGCGCGTCCGGGGGACCGACGACGGACTCGAACTCCTCCGGGAGTAATCGACAGTCCTTAGAGGAGCCGTCCGCTATCGCAGTCCGAGGTGGGGTGGCAGAGCGGCCTATTGCGCCTGCCTTGAGAGCAGGTATCCGAGAGGATTCCTGGGTTCAAATCCCAGCCCCACCGCTCCTCTGCGAACGACAGTGAGCAGGAACGGTGTGACTGAATCTGAACCCCTGGAAGTCGCAGCCCGCGCAGGGAGCGGGAGCGACCGAGCGGAGCCGTCTTCCTCTGGTCCAAATCCCAGCCCCACCGTACCTCGCTCCGAGCACGGCGGCACCGACGGAGCGCCGCCGATCGACCAGCGGTTACCGGGCGGTTTTAAGCCGCTGGGTGGGGCAGATTCACCCGATGCTGCGAGTGAAACGGTCCTCGAACGAGACACTGCGACGCGTCGCGACGGTCGCGATAGCCCTCCTCCTGATAGCGACGGCGGTCCCGGTAGCCGCAGCCCAGCCGAGTATCTACCTCGCGAACGCGAGGGTCAGCGACACGACGGTCGCCGTCGGTCAGACCGTCACCGTCACCGGCGTCGCGGAGAACCTCGGCAACGACTCCGGGGGGTACACGATGACGTTCAAACGAAACGGGTCCAGGTTCGCCTCGAAGCGGGTCGTCGTCGAGGCGGGTGAGCGGACCGTCGTGACCCGAAACGTGAGCTTCGACACCGTTGGAACGTACAGGATCAACGTGAACGACCGGACGGCCGGCGTCGTGCGAGTGGACCGCGTGACGGCGACCGAGCTGAACGACACCGGCGACAGACAGGAGGTCGAAGTCCGGGCCGGGGACGCCCCGGTCGGGGAGCCGTACCGGCTCGCGTTCCCGACCGCGAACCAGACGATCGCCGTCGAGAACTGGACCCTGGTGGCACAACGGGACCAGTTCGTTCAGCGGGTGGTCACGTACGACAGTGCGGCGGCCGCCGACGTCGACGTGCCGTCTGATTCCGCGACGGTTCTCGGGGTGGTGACCACCGGGTCGACCGAGGGGGTCGACGCGGTGACGATGCAGATCGCGATCGACCGCGGCCGGTTGCGAGACGGGGGACTGACCGCCGAGACGGTCGGCATCTATCACCGGAACGGCTCGACCTGGGAACAGTTGAACACGAGCGTCGTGACCGAGCGGGCCGAGTCCGTCGTCATCGAGGCGCGGGCGGACACGTTCTCGACGTTCGCCGTGGGTCGCTTCGAGCCGCGGTTCGAGATCACGAACGCGACGTTCAACTCGGAGAACTCGGCGGCCGGCCAGCGGATCCTCCTCGACGGGACGATCGCGAACGACGGGGCCATCGCCGGGCAGTACGAGGCGGACATGATCGTCAACGGCGAGACGGTCAACACGACGACAGTGACGGTCCCGGCCAACGAGTCGAGGTCGGTCAGTCTCTGGTACGACGTGACCGAATCCGACAGATACCGTGTCCGACTCAACGACCGAGACGTCGGGACGCTCATCATCAGCGAGAGTCAGGTCCGGAACGGGAGCGACGATGGGGCCGCGACGGCGACGGAGCGGACGACGGCCCCGTCGACGGCGACCACGGCCGGGCCGCCGGACGACACCGGCGACCTCCCGGGGGGGATCCCCTCGACGGTCCTCGGGATCGACACGCTGTATCTCGCCGGCGGCGTCGGGGCGGCACTGGTCGTCTTCCTCCTCGTCGTGGTGCTGTTGCGGCGGGGCGGCGGCGGTCCCGGTGGCAGCTCGGGCGACGGCGGCGGGACCGGCGGGTTCGAGCGCCTCTGACCGGCGCGGAGAGCAATTCTTTTCCCGGTGCTGGTCTCACGGTCGGGTATGGACTGGCCGCACGACCCAGACGGTGAGGAAGGGAGCGAGGGCCGGCGGAAGTACGGACACGCCGTCCTCGCGAAGAAGGTCGACGAGGA from Haloarcula litorea encodes:
- the aroA gene encoding 3-phosphoshikimate 1-carboxyvinyltransferase, giving the protein MDVTIGESTVSGTAQAPPSKSYTHRAILAAGHSEGATVRNPLVSADTRATMRAVEAYGGIVDRSDESALAVTGFDGRPETPDDVIDCANSGTTTRLVTATAALGEGLTVLTGDDSLRSRPQGPLLDAIEQLGGRAESTRANGQAPLVVGGDVGGGHVAIPGDVSSQYVTALLMAGAVTDAGIDVELTTGLKSSPYVDITLEVLDAFGVDAEQTDDGYSVAGGQTYDAGDAYDVPGDFSSMSYLLAAGALATEDELTVTSAFPSAQGDAAIVETLERMGAGLDWDREAGEITVRRSDLSGVEVGVEDTPDLLPTIATLGAAADGVTRITDAEHVRYKETDRVSAMAEELTKLGAEVEEREDELVVYGEESELRGATVDGRADHRIVMSLAVAGLVADGETTVTGAEHVDVSFPDFFDVLEGLGVRLR
- the aroC gene encoding chorismate synthase; the protein is MNGNEFGRLFRMTTYGESHGEAMGCTVSGVPAGVELSEAEIQQDLDRRKPGQSMITTSRGEPDKVALKSGVQDGYTTGTPIGMVIQNKDARSGKYEPFITAPRPSHGDYTYSAKFGTRNWGGGGRSSARETVNWVAAGGVAKQVLAQSDYDVRIKAHVCQIGDVEAGPVTFEDMLEHSEENEVRCADPEAAEEMRELADRYQTEGDSIGGAIYFECRGVPPGLGAPRFDSFPSRLGQAMYSIPAVNDFEYGIGRDARTTAGSEYNEDWEFDDDGNPVPEGNDHGGIQGGITTGQPIYGEVTWHPPVSIPKTQTTVDWETGEEKEITVTGRHDPVLPPRAVPVVEAMLYCTVLDFMLLGGRINPDRLDDRPGEYDTDYHPSSPQNDPEDAPTQAKSVDED
- a CDS encoding uracil-DNA glycosylase, translated to MDAEQESQANPYGMDEECRNCPELCETRENVVHGYGDVGADFVVIGDSPSRGADASGVPFTGEDERGLLDVLAAVDLCEDPDAAEPELAQTFLTYITRCRHPERPATDEEVRTCEPYLNSEVRMINPELLLPVGQRPLEELAFEYTTLSRDELDIGERHATTIRGRGFEILPMIPPAEQTDAERTAFLEHFSDVLGQDYRQTKGRRGR
- a CDS encoding PGF-pre-PGF domain-containing protein; its protein translation is MLRVKRSSNETLRRVATVAIALLLIATAVPVAAAQPSIYLANARVSDTTVAVGQTVTVTGVAENLGNDSGGYTMTFKRNGSRFASKRVVVEAGERTVVTRNVSFDTVGTYRINVNDRTAGVVRVDRVTATELNDTGDRQEVEVRAGDAPVGEPYRLAFPTANQTIAVENWTLVAQRDQFVQRVVTYDSAAAADVDVPSDSATVLGVVTTGSTEGVDAVTMQIAIDRGRLRDGGLTAETVGIYHRNGSTWEQLNTSVVTERAESVVIEARADTFSTFAVGRFEPRFEITNATFNSENSAAGQRILLDGTIANDGAIAGQYEADMIVNGETVNTTTVTVPANESRSVSLWYDVTESDRYRVRLNDRDVGTLIISESQVRNGSDDGAATATERTTAPSTATTAGPPDDTGDLPGGIPSTVLGIDTLYLAGGVGAALVVFLLVVVLLRRGGGGPGGSSGDGGGTGGFERL